In one window of Brenneria goodwinii DNA:
- a CDS encoding integrase domain-containing protein has translation MRATSLKGKHINTLLTRWQSEDLSAGTLKNRLAHLRWWAEKIGKPGLLPADNDQLGIPKRRHVTNQNKAQTLNDRLDRIRDPQVKMSLRLQAAFGLRRKECLLFQPRYADRGDHIALKGTWTKGGKARTVPITTPEQRAVLDEAHALAGAGSLIPAQKTYIQQRHLYDGQCKNAGLSGMHGLRHRYAQMRYEILTGWLAPAASGPGYNHLTQEQQTIDREARQIISRELGHERLQIVSLYLGR, from the coding sequence ATGCGCGCTACTTCGCTTAAAGGTAAGCATATCAACACCCTGCTGACGCGCTGGCAATCAGAGGATTTGTCCGCCGGCACACTAAAGAACCGGCTGGCGCATCTGCGCTGGTGGGCGGAGAAGATTGGCAAACCGGGCCTGCTGCCCGCCGACAACGACCAGTTGGGCATTCCCAAACGGCGCCATGTCACCAATCAGAATAAAGCCCAAACGCTGAACGATCGGCTCGACCGTATCCGCGATCCGCAGGTAAAAATGAGCTTGCGTTTGCAGGCTGCCTTTGGGCTACGCCGAAAAGAGTGCCTGCTGTTCCAGCCCCGCTATGCCGACCGGGGCGACCATATCGCATTGAAAGGCACATGGACCAAAGGCGGTAAAGCACGTACCGTCCCCATCACCACACCAGAACAACGGGCCGTGCTGGATGAAGCCCACGCGCTGGCGGGAGCCGGTTCGCTAATCCCGGCGCAGAAAACCTATATCCAGCAGCGGCATCTGTATGACGGTCAGTGCAAAAACGCCGGACTCAGCGGCATGCACGGTTTACGCCATCGTTACGCCCAGATGCGCTATGAAATCCTGACCGGCTGGCTGGCACCCGCCGCCAGTGGCCCCGGCTATAACCACCTGACGCAGGAACAACAAACCATCGACCGTGAAGCGCGGCAAATCATTAGTCGGGAACTGGGGCATGAAAGATTACAGATCGTGTCGCTCTATCTTGGACGATAA
- a CDS encoding type II glyceraldehyde-3-phosphate dehydrogenase: MRTDLISSSPSLRIALVGLGTIGKRLVDVVSHIPEFSVSGIAVRSISPALSPMVESGIPIYSSTNDCIFPAQIPCAGKLSDLLEKSDFVLDCTSRGNGAKLQQWYEHANVRVIYQGGESSSLASVNYCSGIGFKEAISAPSVRVMSCNSTGLIRIAQALDRLGTVETIRAVLTRSATDPDKYMKGQPNAIISTFGESHHGQDIRVIWPNLNIITLASYAPVNCGHLVTLFAKFSEPISLDIAISTLEKMPRVRVIDGSGSLLELRRINKSSTRCDCSDVVIWRKGIHIIGNEVLLSAGIHMESIVIPETLDVLFAMSGLEKKIDQARHRTDLAISNYL, translated from the coding sequence ATGAGAACAGACTTAATCAGCTCGTCTCCCTCATTGAGGATTGCTTTGGTAGGATTAGGAACAATCGGAAAAAGGTTAGTGGATGTTGTATCTCATATACCCGAATTTTCAGTGTCTGGTATCGCTGTTAGAAGTATATCGCCAGCGCTATCCCCGATGGTAGAGTCCGGAATCCCTATCTATTCGAGTACAAATGATTGTATATTTCCGGCTCAAATCCCCTGCGCTGGCAAATTAAGCGATCTACTTGAGAAAAGTGATTTTGTTCTTGACTGTACCTCAAGAGGAAATGGTGCCAAGCTCCAACAATGGTATGAACACGCAAATGTTAGAGTTATTTATCAAGGAGGAGAGTCCTCATCTTTAGCATCAGTTAACTACTGTTCAGGTATTGGCTTTAAAGAAGCTATATCCGCTCCATCTGTACGAGTCATGAGTTGCAATTCAACCGGTTTAATCCGAATAGCTCAAGCTCTAGATCGCTTAGGTACTGTAGAAACAATTAGAGCTGTATTAACTAGATCTGCTACTGACCCTGATAAGTATATGAAAGGGCAACCTAACGCCATAATATCCACATTTGGTGAATCACACCATGGCCAAGATATCAGAGTTATTTGGCCGAATTTAAATATCATTACACTCGCTTCCTATGCTCCTGTAAACTGTGGACACCTTGTCACTCTTTTCGCTAAATTTAGTGAGCCGATATCTTTAGATATAGCCATATCTACGCTTGAAAAAATGCCAAGAGTACGAGTCATTGATGGTTCTGGTTCACTCTTGGAATTACGTCGCATCAATAAATCCTCAACACGCTGTGATTGCAGCGATGTTGTGATCTGGCGCAAAGGCATCCATATTATTGGAAACGAAGTTCTTTTATCTGCTGGCATTCATATGGAGTCGATAGTTATCCCTGAAACTCTTGATGTTCTCTTTGCGATGAGCGGTCTCGAAAAAAAAATTGACCAAGCTAGGCATCGAACCGATCTGGCAATTTCTAACTATCTGTGA
- a CDS encoding NAD(P)-dependent oxidoreductase, translated as MLIALSGQYNSSLQTRLSEKFSTIDISTALDTKYASEVSLLVTRGALHVDRNLLQKLPNLKKIIKAGAGLDTIDLSAAKKRGIEVVATGGSTESVAELALALLFSCLRNIPILNDAVRRGDWGLKNDYIASSLDSRRIGIIGFGRIGQAFSIMVRSLNAPVFAWDHSIQKESKINIMSKFNISPCTSLIELLQKCNVISVHLPLGKTTRSLIGLKEFSSMQHGTILINTARAAIVEKDALINALSNGTLDSAGLDVHYNEGGEAENESLFSLKNVVLTPHVGAQSYQSQQAIAERILSEVTKFASIYPYPCNKKS; from the coding sequence ATGCTTATTGCGTTAAGCGGACAATATAACTCCAGTTTGCAAACTAGACTTTCCGAAAAATTTTCGACAATAGATATTTCTACTGCTTTGGACACAAAATATGCCTCAGAAGTATCATTACTTGTAACACGTGGTGCATTGCATGTTGATCGAAATCTTTTGCAGAAACTGCCTAATCTAAAAAAAATAATTAAAGCAGGAGCTGGACTTGATACTATCGATCTTTCCGCGGCAAAAAAACGTGGCATCGAGGTAGTGGCAACTGGTGGTTCTACAGAAAGTGTTGCAGAGCTGGCTTTGGCGTTACTCTTTTCATGCCTACGCAATATCCCCATACTTAATGACGCTGTGCGCAGGGGAGATTGGGGACTGAAAAATGATTACATTGCGAGTTCTTTAGACTCGCGACGCATTGGAATTATTGGATTTGGGCGAATCGGTCAGGCCTTTTCAATAATGGTTCGTTCTCTTAACGCACCTGTTTTTGCCTGGGATCACTCCATTCAAAAAGAATCAAAAATTAATATTATGAGTAAGTTCAATATATCACCATGCACATCTTTAATTGAGCTTCTTCAGAAGTGCAATGTAATCTCTGTCCATTTACCATTGGGGAAAACAACCCGTTCACTAATTGGACTTAAGGAATTTTCTTCAATGCAACATGGAACCATTCTAATAAACACAGCGCGGGCTGCCATTGTAGAAAAGGATGCCCTGATTAATGCGCTTAGTAATGGTACATTGGATTCGGCAGGGTTGGATGTTCATTACAATGAGGGTGGAGAAGCCGAAAATGAATCCCTATTTTCTTTAAAAAATGTGGTGCTCACCCCACATGTTGGGGCTCAAAGCTATCAGTCACAGCAGGCTATCGCAGAAAGGATTTTGTCAGAAGTTACTAAATTCGCATCAATATATCCATATCCTTGTAACAAAAAATCATAG
- the tpiA gene encoding triose-phosphate isomerase codes for MTQSIRPLIAGNWKMNGLKSSLEELQNIVEAFPEVDNIESLICLPATLISLASEITRDTPIQIGAQDCAIEKFGAHTGDISAEMLKDAGASYVIVGHSERRIDHGEANSLIHAKAKAAWRGGLIPIICIGETLAESKKGSTFEVLANQIEQSLPSEASPLNTVIAYEPIWAIGTGTIPKEQDVAIIHSYIRSCLSEKLGTKANQLRIIYGGSVTPLNVVKFLNTTNVNGGLVGRAAMKSEDYLALLNNALS; via the coding sequence ATGACCCAATCCATTCGTCCACTTATTGCCGGAAACTGGAAAATGAATGGACTGAAATCTTCGTTAGAAGAATTACAAAATATTGTTGAAGCCTTTCCTGAAGTAGATAATATCGAATCATTAATTTGTTTACCGGCCACCCTGATTTCGCTCGCATCAGAGATTACAAGAGACACCCCAATACAAATAGGAGCACAGGATTGCGCGATCGAAAAATTTGGTGCTCATACCGGCGATATCTCTGCCGAAATGCTTAAAGATGCAGGAGCCAGCTACGTTATAGTGGGCCATTCAGAACGAAGAATAGACCACGGTGAGGCTAATAGCTTGATACATGCTAAAGCCAAAGCTGCCTGGCGAGGAGGATTAATCCCTATTATCTGCATTGGGGAAACACTCGCGGAGAGCAAAAAAGGAAGCACATTTGAAGTTCTTGCAAACCAAATTGAACAATCATTACCATCTGAAGCATCACCACTAAATACCGTAATTGCTTATGAACCGATTTGGGCTATTGGTACCGGAACAATACCAAAAGAGCAGGATGTTGCTATCATCCATTCATATATCCGTAGCTGCTTATCAGAAAAACTTGGTACAAAAGCGAACCAATTACGTATCATCTATGGTGGTTCAGTAACTCCGCTTAATGTTGTGAAATTTCTTAACACGACGAATGTTAATGGGGGGCTTGTAGGCCGAGCAGCCATGAAATCCGAAGATTATTTAGCTCTTTTAAATAATGCATTAAGCTAA
- a CDS encoding EamA family transporter: protein MSLQITMIVLLAAILNASWNALVKVSGDKIAVMAVITLLGSLFSTFVLPFVQLPAPDSWPLLTLAILLHTTYHFCLPIAYNYGDFGQVYPIARGVAPLLVTIGSVLFAGEILNGAHLIGVVALAFGIIILTWAKKNGQAQNPRSLLFAIGTGIFIASYTLVDGIGARQSGSALGFAVCLTIGNGLLTFLIALIVKYKEIVLVLRSNFKSSSVAGVMQVGAYWIVIWAMTQAPLSIVSALRETSVLFAVIISTFILKEGFGLLRFISAALIVFGIFLNIR from the coding sequence ATGAGTCTGCAAATAACAATGATTGTTCTGCTTGCAGCAATACTTAATGCTAGTTGGAATGCATTAGTCAAAGTTAGTGGTGATAAAATTGCCGTTATGGCAGTAATAACTCTATTGGGAAGTCTTTTTTCTACTTTTGTTTTACCATTTGTCCAGCTTCCAGCCCCTGACAGTTGGCCTCTCCTTACTCTTGCTATATTACTCCATACAACTTACCATTTTTGTTTACCGATAGCTTATAATTATGGTGATTTTGGGCAGGTTTATCCTATAGCACGCGGAGTCGCTCCGCTACTAGTGACTATCGGTTCCGTATTATTTGCTGGAGAAATACTTAATGGAGCACATCTTATAGGGGTTGTCGCATTAGCTTTCGGTATTATCATTCTTACATGGGCAAAAAAAAACGGTCAGGCCCAAAACCCTCGCTCCTTATTGTTCGCAATCGGAACTGGTATTTTCATTGCTTCCTACACGCTTGTCGATGGTATAGGTGCACGGCAATCAGGTTCAGCGCTAGGTTTCGCGGTCTGTTTGACAATAGGTAATGGTTTGCTTACCTTCCTTATTGCATTAATTGTAAAATACAAAGAAATTGTATTGGTGCTTCGTTCAAATTTTAAGTCTTCTTCAGTTGCGGGGGTGATGCAGGTCGGCGCTTATTGGATTGTTATTTGGGCAATGACACAAGCACCTCTAAGCATTGTATCCGCTTTACGTGAAACAAGCGTACTTTTTGCCGTTATTATTTCAACGTTTATTTTAAAAGAAGGCTTTGGTTTACTGCGTTTTATTTCTGCGGCATTAATCGTTTTTGGTATTTTTCTTAACATACGCTAG
- a CDS encoding SDR family NAD(P)-dependent oxidoreductase, with product MNLFDLTGRVAVVTGGNGGIGLGIALGLAQSGATVVIAGRQKDKNNKAVAILAKNGGNAIAIQLDISNERACEIMFETIANKLGHIDIVVNNAGITIRKPPETYTLEEWYQVIDINLTGAFLCSKLAYPHMLKSGGGKIINIGSMLSIFGMPLSVPYGASKGGIVQMGRSLATAWAKDNIQVNSILPGWIETDMAKSSRVQVKGLHEHVLDRTPAHRWGMPSDLAGAAVFLASKASDFITGTVIPVDGGYSISG from the coding sequence ATGAATCTTTTCGATCTCACTGGTCGTGTTGCGGTAGTAACTGGTGGAAACGGTGGCATCGGTCTTGGTATTGCCTTGGGTCTAGCCCAATCGGGAGCCACTGTTGTCATCGCTGGGCGCCAAAAGGATAAAAATAATAAAGCAGTCGCGATTCTTGCAAAAAACGGTGGAAATGCAATAGCAATTCAACTGGATATTAGCAATGAAAGAGCGTGTGAAATTATGTTCGAAACAATTGCTAATAAACTTGGTCATATTGATATTGTTGTTAACAATGCTGGTATTACCATACGTAAACCCCCCGAGACGTATACCCTTGAAGAATGGTACCAGGTTATAGATATTAATCTTACCGGTGCATTTCTATGTTCCAAACTCGCCTATCCGCACATGCTAAAATCTGGAGGGGGTAAAATTATTAATATTGGCTCAATGCTATCGATTTTCGGCATGCCACTTAGTGTTCCATATGGCGCTAGCAAAGGTGGAATTGTACAAATGGGCCGCTCGCTTGCAACGGCTTGGGCAAAAGACAACATACAAGTAAATTCAATTCTCCCTGGCTGGATAGAAACCGATATGGCAAAATCGTCGCGCGTTCAGGTAAAGGGATTGCATGAACACGTGCTTGATAGAACACCTGCTCATCGTTGGGGCATGCCGAGTGATTTGGCTGGTGCAGCAGTTTTTTTGGCAAGCAAGGCATCCGATTTTATTACAGGCACAGTTATTCCTGTCGATGGTGGGTACTCAATCAGTGGCTAA